In a single window of the Halobacteriovorax sp. DA5 genome:
- a CDS encoding MBL fold metallo-hydrolase, with protein MFKHILLLFILLNFSGCTGMSKVASVFMSSLGAHPNKNELRTFEKSENFDASKQIFINRRPNITKEQPIQKDGFGFSKFIEFLGKGGGRYPEKTLPSIKPDMEKFLEKSDHVKSIWFGHSTILLNVDSKIVLIDPIFSGSSSPVPLFVKRFAPPVLSLEELPEIDYIIISHDHYDHLDMTTMKFFAKKKDVKIITPLGVGSHLKRWGIDDSRITELDWWQDVDFEGIKFTATPAQHFSGRDQAHENTTLWASWVVKTQNNNLYFSGDTGYDIHFKEIGARLGPFDVAFMESGQYNPDWFAVHLLPEEWPKAYADINAKYYFPIHWGAFSLSFHTWDDPILKLDEYAQQGVLKLMAPKLGEIVSFDEQDYVTKKWW; from the coding sequence ATGTTTAAACATATTCTTCTATTATTTATCTTATTAAATTTTTCTGGATGTACAGGTATGAGTAAAGTTGCTTCTGTATTTATGTCTTCTCTTGGGGCCCACCCAAATAAGAATGAGTTAAGAACATTTGAAAAGTCGGAAAACTTTGATGCCTCTAAGCAAATCTTTATAAACCGCAGACCTAATATTACTAAAGAGCAACCCATTCAAAAAGATGGTTTTGGTTTTTCTAAGTTTATTGAATTCTTAGGAAAGGGCGGAGGGCGCTATCCTGAAAAAACTTTGCCTTCTATAAAGCCTGATATGGAGAAGTTCTTAGAAAAGTCAGATCACGTTAAATCGATTTGGTTTGGACACTCAACGATTCTTTTAAATGTCGACTCTAAGATTGTTCTAATTGATCCAATCTTTTCGGGCTCATCTTCTCCTGTTCCTTTATTCGTAAAGCGCTTTGCACCTCCTGTTCTTAGCTTAGAAGAGCTTCCAGAAATCGATTATATTATTATTTCTCACGATCACTATGATCACCTTGATATGACGACAATGAAATTTTTCGCTAAGAAGAAAGACGTCAAAATTATCACACCACTTGGAGTAGGTTCACATCTTAAAAGATGGGGAATAGATGACTCTCGTATTACTGAACTTGATTGGTGGCAAGATGTGGATTTTGAAGGCATCAAATTTACTGCAACTCCCGCTCAGCATTTCTCTGGGCGTGACCAGGCCCATGAGAATACGACTCTGTGGGCATCGTGGGTTGTAAAGACTCAAAATAATAATCTCTATTTTAGTGGTGATACTGGTTACGACATCCATTTTAAAGAAATCGGAGCTCGTTTAGGGCCATTTGATGTAGCGTTCATGGAATCCGGTCAATATAACCCAGACTGGTTTGCGGTTCACTTGCTTCCTGAAGAATGGCCAAAGGCCTATGCCGATATCAATGCAAAATACTACTTCCCAATTCACTGGGGTGCTTTCTCTCTCTCATTTCATACATGGGATGATCCAATCTTAAAACTAGATGAATATGCTCAGCAAGGTGTTCTTAAGCTAATGGCCCCAAAGTTAGGAGAAATTGTCTCTTTTGATGAACAAGACTATGTTACAAAAAAATGGTGGTAA
- a CDS encoding CocE/NonD family hydrolase — protein MYRYLIILFVVFLTTSQVHALTKIRSMEQLCLDLKTFTKSELIKNKKISIHEDSKVDFLYSNYVDYCGKIRKVLDIDHYKIYQNIDDGRVIEFIIDREGTIRIYKYEYPIVQIHARQLMPKNGDVILPTFIFRPLDIPFSVKRDAILNQTPYSFHGKSIIDDIYQKNEVLIRNYDFITSVARGTLFGNKGFDWLDWKQTREDSRAIINEIVKNDWHSGNIILEGGSYDGYMALAAATTYHPAIKLVVAGSSPTSPFEHSLTNGGLYHKGLNYELSYKSKSFRHFDALNSLETNHYKGSDSTTKKLADYYNLFRSDFTNVQANKFYDNVMATQNHIVSDFAQSNNDDFYLALRKVDIPIVLEFGVEDDQDSKDSLDLYGHLKDMDNVKLMSHNLGHATQALMFGFLTLANEGQTEFNFENHVNVFNGLSSYNFLFYQDSINFVKIEDDSYNSFVSKNYPKNLTLSVSDGIASAENEYVFGTFKIRFKVTGVTKPIFVKSTLKINNKWIVQNILVKKIDKDGVYEVETQHFGGALSGKITPYFSLEKMKEGDPSIDNIKVQAIDVSINAMN, from the coding sequence ATGTATCGATATTTAATTATTCTTTTCGTCGTTTTCCTAACGACATCACAAGTTCATGCATTGACGAAAATTCGTAGTATGGAACAACTTTGTCTTGATTTAAAGACATTCACTAAGAGTGAACTTATAAAAAATAAGAAGATAAGTATTCATGAAGATAGTAAAGTTGATTTTCTATATTCTAATTATGTCGACTATTGTGGCAAAATCAGAAAAGTCTTGGATATTGATCATTATAAGATTTATCAAAATATTGATGACGGTAGAGTTATCGAATTTATCATTGATCGTGAGGGTACAATTCGTATATACAAGTATGAGTATCCTATTGTTCAAATCCATGCAAGACAGCTAATGCCTAAAAATGGTGATGTTATTCTACCAACCTTTATCTTTAGGCCTCTCGATATACCTTTCAGTGTAAAGCGTGATGCGATCTTAAATCAAACACCATATAGTTTTCATGGAAAATCAATTATTGATGATATATATCAGAAGAATGAAGTTTTAATCAGAAATTATGATTTCATTACTAGTGTTGCCAGAGGTACATTATTTGGTAATAAGGGTTTTGATTGGCTTGATTGGAAGCAAACGAGAGAAGATTCCAGAGCAATTATAAATGAAATTGTTAAGAATGATTGGCATAGTGGGAATATTATCTTAGAGGGCGGATCATATGATGGTTACATGGCCCTTGCTGCCGCTACTACTTATCACCCAGCTATTAAATTAGTTGTTGCTGGAAGCTCTCCGACAAGTCCATTTGAACACTCGTTAACAAATGGTGGCCTCTACCATAAAGGCCTTAATTACGAATTAAGTTATAAGTCAAAGAGCTTTCGACATTTTGATGCCTTGAATAGTCTTGAAACTAATCATTATAAAGGTAGTGATTCTACAACAAAGAAATTAGCTGACTATTACAATCTATTTAGAAGTGATTTTACTAATGTTCAAGCTAATAAGTTTTATGACAATGTTATGGCAACTCAAAATCATATCGTTTCAGACTTTGCTCAGTCGAATAATGATGACTTCTACCTTGCACTTAGGAAGGTTGATATTCCTATCGTTCTAGAGTTTGGAGTCGAAGATGATCAAGACAGTAAAGATTCACTAGATCTCTATGGCCATTTAAAAGATATGGATAATGTAAAGTTGATGTCTCATAACCTAGGGCATGCAACCCAAGCATTGATGTTTGGCTTCTTAACTTTGGCAAACGAAGGACAAACAGAATTTAATTTTGAAAATCATGTTAATGTTTTCAATGGACTAAGTTCTTATAATTTTCTCTTTTACCAAGATAGTATTAATTTTGTAAAAATTGAGGATGACTCTTATAATAGTTTTGTTTCAAAAAACTACCCTAAGAATTTAACATTATCTGTTTCTGATGGAATCGCATCAGCTGAGAATGAGTATGTTTTTGGAACTTTTAAAATACGATTTAAAGTAACGGGAGTAACAAAACCCATATTTGTTAAATCAACTCTTAAAATAAATAATAAGTGGATAGTTCAAAACATACTTGTCAAAAAGATTGATAAAGATGGAGTGTATGAAGTTGAAACTCAGCATTTTGGAGGTGCACTATCTGGTAAGATCACGCCTTACTTTTCGCTTGAGAAAATGAAAGAGGGTGACCCTTCAATTGACAATATTAAGGTCCAGGCCATTGATGTTTCGATCAATGCTATGAACTAG
- the dgt gene encoding dGTP triphosphohydrolase yields MNSFSKKRVKGAKSVTDHRSEFEIDLDRLLFSTPVRRLADKTQVFPLEKNDSVRNRLTHSMEVSNLARSIGNALVGNSSVFSEIDFPMRTIPPILATVGLMHDIGNPPFGHQGENAIRDWVNSNKVLHSIEHIDDFKNFEGNAQTFRLVTKLQLLDDHTGLDLTFCTLAASVKYPVFSSGIDKTKPFRKKFNFFESERGRAEEVMKEVGQKLGERHPLIFIVEACDDIAYSVFDVEDGVKKGIISYHDVISYLSNKSNNDTVINRLLDKCNSKYVKDLEEGLSPNELNDVSMQRFRAYAISEMVNSTVSEYEKSFSSIKNYRYFKDLLNESESAELVKLLKELASLHLFCHKSVLELELTGYNVIKYLMNCFWQSVSGRIKDPKGFEKTPFQNYCYSLISENYKRQLSRRKEGSDLSDEYIELQLAVDMVAGMTDSFAIDLYEQLKRYNA; encoded by the coding sequence TTGAATTCATTTTCAAAGAAAAGAGTAAAGGGAGCTAAGTCGGTTACTGATCACAGGTCAGAATTTGAAATAGACTTAGATAGGTTATTGTTCTCTACACCAGTTCGTAGACTTGCTGATAAAACACAAGTTTTTCCTCTCGAAAAGAATGATAGTGTTAGGAATAGGTTAACTCACTCTATGGAAGTATCAAATCTCGCCAGAAGTATTGGTAATGCTTTAGTTGGAAATAGTAGTGTATTTTCAGAAATTGATTTTCCTATGCGTACAATCCCGCCAATCTTGGCAACAGTTGGTTTAATGCATGATATAGGAAACCCTCCTTTTGGTCATCAAGGTGAGAATGCTATCAGGGACTGGGTTAATAGTAACAAAGTATTACATAGTATTGAGCATATAGACGATTTTAAAAATTTTGAAGGTAACGCACAGACATTTCGATTAGTTACAAAGTTACAATTGTTAGATGATCATACTGGCCTAGACCTTACTTTTTGTACTTTGGCCGCGTCTGTAAAATATCCAGTTTTTAGTAGTGGAATTGATAAAACTAAACCATTTAGAAAAAAATTTAATTTCTTTGAATCTGAAAGGGGAAGGGCGGAAGAAGTAATGAAAGAAGTTGGTCAAAAACTAGGAGAGAGGCATCCTCTAATTTTTATTGTAGAGGCTTGTGATGATATTGCATACAGTGTTTTTGATGTTGAAGATGGTGTAAAAAAAGGGATTATTTCGTATCATGATGTTATTTCATACCTATCCAATAAATCTAATAACGATACGGTAATTAATCGGTTGCTAGATAAATGTAATAGTAAGTATGTCAAAGACTTAGAAGAAGGCCTTAGTCCGAATGAGCTAAATGATGTTTCTATGCAAAGATTTCGTGCATATGCAATTTCTGAAATGGTTAACTCTACAGTTTCTGAATATGAAAAGTCCTTTAGTAGTATTAAAAATTATCGTTATTTTAAAGACTTATTGAATGAGTCGGAGTCTGCAGAATTAGTCAAATTGTTAAAAGAATTAGCTAGTTTACATTTGTTTTGTCATAAATCAGTGTTAGAGCTTGAGTTAACTGGGTATAATGTTATAAAATATTTAATGAATTGTTTTTGGCAATCAGTTAGTGGTAGAATTAAAGACCCTAAAGGCTTTGAAAAAACTCCTTTTCAGAATTATTGTTATTCTCTTATTTCTGAAAATTATAAACGTCAATTAAGCCGTCGTAAAGAGGGCTCAGATTTATCAGATGAATATATCGAGCTTCAGCTTGCTGTAGATATGGTTGCAGGAATGACAGATTCTTTTGCTATTGATCTATATGAACAATTGAAGAGGTATAATGCTTAG